The following DNA comes from Buttiauxella agrestis.
ATCAGTCGATGAGTTAATGGTGAATGTTTTATTTCCCAGCAAAACCACTCGCGGCCCAATTTGCTCGTAGTTGGGCAGCGTGATAGTGAAATCGTATTTTGCACTTTGCGCACCAAGCTGTTGCGTATCGCTTTGAAGCTCAATCGCCGGGCGGAAAACAATATAGTTATCCGAAAGCCACTGCGTGCTGCTGGCAACACCTGCGCTGCCATCGGCTTTCGCCAGCACAGAGTTTTTGGTCAGTAAATTAATGGTATTGGCAGCGGCTGAAATAGGCGTGGTGGTATCGCTCGAACCGACATTGATATTGGCCTGTCCACCCGTTGACGCCACTGAGGCAATACCAAAATTATTAAAGATACGAATAGAATTATGATCATAAACGGGTAAAACCATTGCGCTTACGGCGGTGTCATCGGCGGAAATAAAAGTCGATGAATCATAAACACTCACCACCTGGTAGCTGCCGTCCAGGCCCGGAACTTCAACATTCAGCTCCAGGCTTTCTTGTGGAACAGCCGGAGATGGGGAATAGGTGTACTGGCTAATATTGGCTTCAGTTATCGTGGTGGCGGCACCTGTCGAATCTGTTGCCTCAATAACGGTGATGCGGTCGGGGTCAGTCCCTGTGCCGCCCGGCAGCGCATTGAGCACGGTGACGCCCGTGCTCGCACCGTTAGAACCGGCGGCAATAAACGGTATTGGGCCATTGATATTCAGGACGGTGCCTGGAATATAGTGGTTTGGCAGACCTTGATTATCAATCGTGAAGGCAAATCCGGTATCACGAATGGTATCGTAATCAATGTCCTGATTTTCCGGGAATAAATAAGCGGGATACGCGGTTATCCATGTCACATCGTCCGCGATGGCGTAGCTTGTATAACTCCCGGTTAGCACAAGCGCTGCTGCTAATAATTTTTTCCCACCCCGGCCCGTTTTGCTCCCTTTTTTCCCACCCCGGGATATTTCTGCAACAGCAATATAGCTGTTAGCAACATGGCTCCAGACTAATCGATATATATTATTCATAAGCAATCTCTGCATGGCCACAAAAGTAATAACGCGCTGAAACATAAAGACAACGACAAACACGTGTCGAAATACTTTAAGTAACAGTAGTACATGGCGGTGCAATGAAAAGCTGGCAGGAGAAAAAGTATTACTTAACTAATACTGCCTCACATAATGCTTTGAAAATGTAATATTAATAGATGCCCTCTAGCAGAGAACGATTAATTATCAAGGGTTGCCATAAAAATAATTAACCAGATATTTAGTGTGGTAATAATGTAATTAGACTTTTGATAAAATATCCCCATCATTAAAGACAGGGATATGAATACTTAATTATCAGGCATGTGAAGCGGCAAGGGTGCCGTTATTCACATTGACGGGTAACGCAGCCGTGGAGAGCACTGCAGAAGGAGATGTGTTCATCGCAGCCATCGCGTGAACAAGTTGACCAGCAGCGTCAGCCGTTCCGTTTGAATTCACGATAGCAATCCCTGTACTGTAATTGCCACCCTGCCACATTTGATCCATTGAGGCTTCAAATGTTCCCTGCACATTATCGTTGCGGAAAGCGCCCCACGGATTGGTGAGAATAAAATCATTCGTTACGTCGTCAAAACCGATAATCGCAAATGCGTGCGCACCGACAAGATTGGTTTGCCCTGTATCGGCATTTTGTGAGCTCTCCCAACTGGAAAATTGTACAGGTTGACCGTTGAGTACCGCGGTTTTCAGCAGATCAAAATCTGTGGTATTCCATTTTTCCTCGGTTGTATATACCGCTCTGAACGTTGTGTTGGTGTCACCGGTTATTTCTTGCAACTTGTCAAAACCACCAGGCAGACTTGAGTAGTCATTCACTTCATTCAAATAAGTCGCTTCAAAATCAACAACCGCACGTTCAATAATCGCCCCCCAACTTGAGTTTGCTGAACTTGTGCCGCTACCATCAACATTGCCATCTACGGTGACCCAATGCGCCACGCCTTCTTTAAAGAAACGCACGCTGTAGGTATCATTTGGGTTCTGAACGATCATTGACTTGATGAAATCAGGTGCCGTTTCCACAACCGCCTGAAGCGCGGAAAGAAGCGAACAATCCCCGACTCCTCCCTGCTGAATGTCATTAATTGTCGGGCCACCTTTTGCGAACACGGGGCGCCCATCAACATGATCAGATGAAGAAGATTTCGGGTCGTTCGCACCATCAAACCAGGTAGAAATTAACTGGTTAAATTGCGCGACTGATGAGCCTTCATTCAGGCTGCCAATTCGCTCGCCTTTCCCCGTAGCACTCCAGTAAACCGATGCGCCATTGGTGCCAATCAGCCCGTTCACCAGGGAATAGATTGCCGAGTCAGTCCCACAGACATTGCCAATTTCCTGAACATAATTTTTTATGTCGCTGTACTGGCTTGCACTGAGGTTGCCGTTTATCTGTGAGGCGAAATCTTTAAGCACAGATTCAATGGTCTGGAAGCTGAACAACGAGGCATCGTTTGTCATTGCATTGTGCATCAACACTTTCAGTGCCGGGTCGCTCATGTTATTGACCAGCGAAGTCCCGGTTTCCACAGAAGTGCTAATGAGCAAATTCTGGCTTTCTGGCAACTGGGCCAGTTGCTCGACGGACATCAGTTGCGAAACGGTTAGCAGCTGATCGGTGGACAATGACGATATTAAATTGCTCAGTGCAGATAAATCATTAATGGCCCAGAAGTGTTGATAATCCAGCCCTGCAAAGGCAACAGGATTCAACGTCCCCAGTTGTTCCGAGGTTAAGGCCGCAAAGGATGCAGTATCCAGATTGTTGAGGAAGACCGCAGGGAGCAACGATAAATCACTGCCGAAGCCCGCCATTTGTGCCGTTGTGAACCCATGGGCCGCCGCCGCCGGGATCCAGTCGAAATGCTGCAATGCCTGAATTTGTTCAGCACTTAACGTCGAAACTTGCTTCGCTGTCAGCCCCTGATATTCCGTTTTGGACAACTGTTCAATGGTGGAGACAGGAAGCTTTGAAATATCTAAATAACCGAATTGGTCGCTGGTCAAATTACTAATATGGGGTGCATGTGCAACCTGCTCTGCGGTTAATACTGCCAGATGCTGGTTATCCCATTGGGTAAAAACATTCGCTTCAATATGAGTAAACTGTTCGGCAGTAATTCCTTGCATCGCCTCGGTACTTAAACTGTTATACCAGCCTGGCGTGAACCAATAAAAGTTCTGCGTGCAATTTTGAATCTGCTCGACCGTAAAGCCGGAAGCAGCATCATCCGGCATCCAGGCCGCATGCCACATGGCATTAATTTGATCGGCACTTAAGGTGGAAATTTGTCCGGCGGTAAGCCCTGAATATTCCTGTTTGCTGAAATAGTTGAACATTGAATCAGGCAATTTGGAAATATCTAATAAACCAAACTGAGCACTGCTCAGGCTGCCAAAATTATTCATTCCGCCAATCTGATCGGCAGTTAATGCATGCAGGTGTTTATTATCCAGACCCGCTAATGTGGCATTGGAAATCTGGCTTGCCTGCTTCGGCGTCAACGCCTGCAATGCTTCAATGCTCAGGTTATTTAGCCATGCCACGCTGAAGTAACCCATGCTGATAGCAATGCTTTGAACCTGCTGCGGTTTAAAGGCGGTGC
Coding sequences within:
- a CDS encoding C2 family cysteine protease, with the translated sequence MPDSIQNNPAMPDLNSIGSWSQADYQCLTADFVSKMTPDQIHQMAHTSWMPDAAAAGFTPEMVQKISISMYWFTPGWLNNLSTEALQALTPTQMGQFTANTLCGVDASHLSDFTPAQVAAMGCSFYWFDAKWMNSLSLPAFQAITAQQLTELLGTSLTGVDSQHAGALTVEQISNWKSTFYWFSSGFLNNLSVETFRAISADHLNEVTTANFAQLDNEHIAAISADTFNKLENGYFSALTAQQVTAISDLNALSSAQFGLLNISGLSVSALSSLTQKESSALTAHQLSTLSTEQFTGLNVSGLSLSAISGMSKEVYEKFTPQQVATLSPEQIGAMAHTSWLPDATGTAFKPQQVQSIAISMGYFSVAWLNNLSIEALQALTPKQASQISNATLAGLDNKHLHALTADQIGGMNNFGSLSSAQFGLLDISKLPDSMFNYFSKQEYSGLTAGQISTLSADQINAMWHAAWMPDDAASGFTVEQIQNCTQNFYWFTPGWYNSLSTEAMQGITAEQFTHIEANVFTQWDNQHLAVLTAEQVAHAPHISNLTSDQFGYLDISKLPVSTIEQLSKTEYQGLTAKQVSTLSAEQIQALQHFDWIPAAAAHGFTTAQMAGFGSDLSLLPAVFLNNLDTASFAALTSEQLGTLNPVAFAGLDYQHFWAINDLSALSNLISSLSTDQLLTVSQLMSVEQLAQLPESQNLLISTSVETGTSLVNNMSDPALKVLMHNAMTNDASLFSFQTIESVLKDFASQINGNLSASQYSDIKNYVQEIGNVCGTDSAIYSLVNGLIGTNGASVYWSATGKGERIGSLNEGSSVAQFNQLISTWFDGANDPKSSSSDHVDGRPVFAKGGPTINDIQQGGVGDCSLLSALQAVVETAPDFIKSMIVQNPNDTYSVRFFKEGVAHWVTVDGNVDGSGTSSANSSWGAIIERAVVDFEATYLNEVNDYSSLPGGFDKLQEITGDTNTTFRAVYTTEEKWNTTDFDLLKTAVLNGQPVQFSSWESSQNADTGQTNLVGAHAFAIIGFDDVTNDFILTNPWGAFRNDNVQGTFEASMDQMWQGGNYSTGIAIVNSNGTADAAGQLVHAMAAMNTSPSAVLSTAALPVNVNNGTLAASHA